Proteins encoded by one window of Streptococcus sanguinis:
- a CDS encoding SGNH/GDSL hydrolase family protein, with the protein MAVQLLEEWLLKEQAKLQQNYRELNQLSVKEPDIIFIGDSIVEYYPLQELLQTDKRLINRGIRGYKTDLLLENLDAHLFGQALDKVFILIGTNDIGKEMPQTETLANLEAVIQEISRDYPLAQIQLLSVLPVNEAPAYKSTVYVRSNEKIQALNQAYRQLASAYMNVQFIDLYDTFLDEGGQLRPDYTTDGLHLTIPGYAVLSKALQEYL; encoded by the coding sequence ATGGCAGTACAATTACTAGAAGAATGGCTTCTCAAGGAGCAGGCAAAATTGCAGCAAAACTACAGAGAGCTCAATCAACTCTCTGTCAAGGAGCCAGACATCATCTTTATTGGAGACTCCATCGTAGAATACTATCCGCTTCAGGAGCTCTTACAGACGGATAAAAGACTGATTAACCGTGGCATTCGGGGCTATAAGACTGATTTGCTTTTAGAAAACCTAGATGCCCATCTCTTTGGGCAGGCTTTGGATAAGGTCTTTATCCTGATAGGTACCAACGATATTGGCAAGGAGATGCCTCAGACAGAAACGCTGGCTAATTTGGAAGCCGTTATTCAGGAGATTTCTCGTGACTATCCTCTGGCTCAGATCCAATTGCTGTCGGTCCTGCCGGTCAATGAAGCTCCCGCCTACAAGAGCACGGTCTATGTCCGCAGCAATGAAAAGATTCAGGCTCTCAATCAGGCCTATCGCCAGCTGGCTAGCGCCTACATGAATGTCCAGTTTATTGATCTCTACGATACCTTTCTGGACGAGGGAGGCCAGCTGCGCCCAGACTACACAACAGATGGTCTCCATCTGACCATTCCTGGCTATGCAGTCCTGTCCAAGGCTTTGCAGGAATATTTGTAG
- a CDS encoding Cof-type HAD-IIB family hydrolase produces MTKIEMDKKMTVKMIATDMDGTLLDGQGQLDLPRLATILDELDKRDIRFVVATGNEIPRMRLLLGDLVERMTLVVANGARIFEKNQLSMSSFWEPGLIRDALAYFAGREKELQLVVTSERGGFVQEGTEFPLIEKVMTKEIAQFFHKRMNFVPSLQDYPFDKVLKMSMMVEEAAAAEHARLINQHFAGRLSAVASGYGAIDILQDGMHKAWGLQQLMAKWQIQSSEIMAFGDSENDIEMLELAGISYAMENGDERVKKIADYLAPANTEAGVLQILEQYLEEERE; encoded by the coding sequence ATGACAAAGATAGAAATGGATAAAAAGATGACTGTAAAGATGATAGCGACAGACATGGATGGAACCTTGCTGGACGGACAGGGACAGCTGGATTTGCCACGTCTGGCTACTATTTTAGATGAGCTGGATAAGAGAGACATTCGCTTTGTGGTGGCTACTGGCAATGAAATTCCACGGATGCGTCTGCTATTAGGAGATTTGGTAGAACGAATGACCTTGGTAGTCGCCAACGGAGCCCGGATTTTTGAAAAGAACCAGCTAAGCATGAGCAGCTTCTGGGAACCTGGATTGATTAGGGATGCGCTGGCTTACTTTGCTGGGCGTGAAAAGGAGCTTCAGCTGGTTGTGACTTCTGAAAGAGGTGGCTTTGTCCAGGAGGGTACAGAGTTTCCCTTGATTGAAAAAGTCATGACCAAGGAAATAGCCCAGTTTTTCCACAAGCGGATGAACTTTGTGCCAAGCCTTCAGGATTATCCCTTTGACAAGGTCTTAAAAATGAGTATGATGGTAGAAGAGGCTGCAGCAGCAGAGCATGCTCGTCTGATTAATCAGCATTTTGCTGGCCGATTGAGCGCTGTTGCCAGTGGTTACGGTGCGATTGACATCCTCCAAGATGGGATGCACAAGGCTTGGGGCTTGCAGCAGCTGATGGCTAAGTGGCAGATTCAAAGCTCAGAAATAATGGCTTTTGGGGATAGTGAAAATGACATAGAAATGCTTGAATTAGCAGGTATTTCTTACGCTATGGAGAATGGCGATGAGCGGGTCAAAAAGATAGCGGACTACCTAGCGCCAGCAAATACAGAAGCCGGTGTTTTACAGATACTTGAGCAATACTTAGAAGAGGAAAGGGAATAA
- a CDS encoding MutS-related protein, with amino-acid sequence MSQFILVLLGFLAVLVLVIVSAIRRKLRFKKRLATAWGSRERVDCRPDSESSLYESFLLDEEAGTYDSLVDDQTWGDLDFFDVFQDIDTAAQSSLGSEYLYSKLRLLHFEADQEFDDLQANLTQHPEVRIQLQLLFSELGKKNHNQAKKLIYKPAQANHKGSFYLFLAAIPLLSPLLYFINPSLGYIVPIISMAFNIVYSMATRWSLEMKLDSMGYLVRIFYIGEKIARLPLPQQASLKEAVASFSRTRLFGEVFRPQSGASELEIFYLYINSVLLIPQLAQAYISNRLVKANQQARQVLEILGRLEAAIAVLNYKESLPIYAKPSFTSSAGMKGKGLYHPLLERPVSNDLDFSKNMMISGDNASGKSTYLRIAAINAILAQGLGFACAENLTLQHGHVLSSMDVTDDIGSGDSYFIAESRAIERMIDSLEEEGLHYFFIDELFKGTNTVERIGAGLAIIDWLAQKPCLYMISSHDVELVAASGQLNAQYHFDSQYIAGEIVFDYKIKQGSALTKNAVNTLESLNYPEEITDTAREIITAYEASGNWSLLGKGQSKLDDKDRNG; translated from the coding sequence ATGTCACAATTTATCTTGGTATTACTGGGCTTTTTGGCGGTGCTAGTGCTTGTCATAGTCTCTGCTATTCGGAGAAAGCTTCGCTTTAAGAAGCGTTTAGCTACTGCTTGGGGAAGTCGTGAGCGGGTGGATTGCCGGCCAGACAGTGAGTCCAGTCTGTATGAGTCTTTTTTGCTAGACGAAGAAGCTGGAACCTATGATAGTCTGGTGGACGACCAGACTTGGGGAGATTTGGACTTTTTTGATGTTTTTCAGGATATTGATACAGCAGCCCAATCCAGTCTAGGTTCAGAGTACCTTTACAGCAAACTTCGCCTGTTGCATTTCGAGGCAGATCAGGAATTTGATGATTTGCAGGCCAATTTGACCCAGCATCCAGAGGTGCGCATTCAGCTGCAGCTGCTTTTTTCTGAGCTTGGCAAGAAAAATCACAATCAAGCTAAGAAACTGATCTATAAACCAGCTCAGGCGAATCACAAGGGAAGTTTTTACCTGTTTTTGGCTGCGATTCCGCTACTTTCCCCTTTACTCTATTTTATCAATCCTAGTCTGGGATATATAGTTCCCATCATCAGCATGGCCTTTAATATCGTTTATTCCATGGCCACGCGCTGGTCTCTAGAGATGAAGTTAGACAGCATGGGCTATCTGGTACGGATCTTCTATATTGGTGAAAAGATCGCCCGCCTGCCCTTGCCCCAGCAAGCTTCTCTAAAAGAAGCGGTGGCTTCTTTTAGCCGAACACGGCTTTTTGGAGAAGTCTTTCGGCCCCAGTCGGGTGCCTCTGAGCTGGAGATTTTCTATCTCTATATCAACTCCGTCTTGCTGATACCTCAGTTGGCTCAGGCCTATATCTCCAATCGTCTGGTCAAGGCCAATCAACAGGCTAGGCAAGTGCTGGAGATTCTAGGTCGCTTAGAGGCAGCGATTGCTGTACTTAACTACAAGGAAAGCCTGCCGATTTATGCGAAACCTAGCTTTACAAGCTCAGCTGGGATGAAGGGCAAGGGTCTCTATCATCCACTCTTAGAGCGACCTGTTAGCAATGATTTGGACTTTTCTAAGAATATGATGATTAGTGGCGATAATGCTTCTGGAAAATCGACTTACCTGAGAATAGCAGCTATCAATGCTATCTTGGCTCAGGGGCTAGGCTTTGCTTGTGCAGAGAACTTGACCTTGCAGCATGGTCATGTCTTGAGCTCAATGGATGTGACCGATGACATCGGCTCTGGGGATAGTTACTTTATCGCCGAGAGCAGGGCTATTGAGCGCATGATAGATTCCTTGGAAGAAGAGGGCTTGCACTACTTTTTCATCGATGAGCTTTTTAAGGGAACCAATACTGTTGAGCGGATTGGTGCAGGACTAGCAATCATTGATTGGCTAGCCCAGAAGCCCTGTCTTTACATGATTTCGAGCCATGATGTGGAGTTGGTAGCAGCCTCTGGTCAGCTCAATGCTCAATATCACTTTGACAGTCAATATATAGCAGGAGAGATTGTCTTTGACTATAAGATTAAGCAAGGCAGCGCTTTGACCAAGAATGCGGTTAATACACTAGAGAGCCTGAACTATCCAGAAGAGATCACGGATACAGCCAGGGAGATAATCACCGCCTACGAAGCCAGCGGCAACTGGAGCTTGCTGGGAAAGGGACAGTCCAAATTGGATGACAAAGATAGAAATGGATAA
- a CDS encoding GntR family transcriptional regulator, which produces MSKKEVAFPRYQQIAVAIAERIVDGKYPIGSKIYARSTLASNFNVSPETARKAINVLVDLEIMEVRHGSGAFISSKEKAQQFLETYKDVNSLQDLKSKLHQSIQRQEEEFANFSQLLNQLLSRTKDVQQRFPFNPYELQLSADAINLGKSINELNIWHSTGATIVAVQQGDQLLISPGPYTKLEAGNTIYFVGNELSVGLMHNLFFNEIETNK; this is translated from the coding sequence ATGAGCAAAAAAGAAGTCGCATTCCCACGCTACCAGCAGATTGCCGTCGCCATTGCCGAGCGAATCGTTGACGGCAAATATCCCATCGGAAGCAAGATCTATGCCCGCTCTACCCTAGCCAGCAACTTCAATGTCTCACCTGAGACAGCCCGCAAGGCTATTAATGTGCTGGTAGACCTGGAAATCATGGAAGTCCGCCACGGCAGTGGAGCCTTCATTTCTTCCAAGGAAAAAGCCCAGCAGTTCCTTGAGACCTATAAAGATGTCAACTCTCTGCAGGACCTCAAAAGCAAGCTCCACCAGAGCATCCAACGCCAAGAGGAAGAATTTGCCAACTTTTCCCAGCTGCTCAATCAGCTTCTCAGCCGAACTAAAGATGTCCAGCAGCGCTTCCCTTTCAATCCCTACGAGCTCCAGCTCTCAGCAGACGCCATCAACCTAGGAAAATCTATCAATGAGCTCAATATCTGGCACTCGACTGGCGCTACCATTGTCGCAGTCCAGCAGGGAGACCAACTCCTAATCTCGCCTGGTCCTTATACCAAGCTGGAAGCCGGCAATACCATCTACTTTGTTGGCAACGAATTATCAGTCGGTTTGATGCATAATTTATTTTTTAATGAAATTGAAACAAACAAGTGA
- a CDS encoding quaternary amine ABC transporter ATP-binding protein, which yields MNKLEVKHLTKIFGKRQKQALEMVQQAKSKTEILEKTGATVGVYDVNFEVQIGEIFVIMGLSGSGKSTLIRLLNRLIDPTSGDIYIDGQDVAKMNEEELRDVRRHKLNMVFQNFGLFPHRTILENTEFGLEVRGVDKEERTRLAEQALDNAGLLSFKDQYPDQLSGGMQQRVGLARALANNPDILLMDEAFSALDPLIRREMQDELLDLQAEHERTIIFITHDLNEALRIGDRIAIMADGQIMQIGTGEEILTNPANDFVREFVEDVDRSKVLTAQNIMTTPLTTNIDIDGPTVALNRMKKEEVSMLLAVDRKRHLKGSLTAEGARDARKQHQALAEVIDKNVRKVTQETLITDIFPLIYDSPAPLAVVDDKDKLVGVIIKGRVIEALANTTESEE from the coding sequence TTGAATAAACTAGAAGTAAAACATTTGACTAAAATTTTCGGTAAAAGGCAAAAGCAGGCACTGGAAATGGTGCAGCAAGCCAAAAGCAAAACGGAAATTTTAGAAAAAACCGGTGCTACTGTCGGAGTTTACGATGTAAACTTTGAAGTTCAGATCGGAGAAATTTTTGTCATCATGGGACTGTCCGGTAGTGGGAAATCTACCCTTATCCGCCTGCTCAACCGATTGATTGACCCGACATCAGGCGACATTTACATCGACGGCCAAGATGTGGCCAAGATGAACGAAGAAGAGCTGCGTGACGTTCGCCGCCACAAGCTCAATATGGTCTTTCAGAACTTCGGCCTCTTTCCACATCGGACCATTCTGGAAAATACTGAGTTCGGTCTGGAAGTTCGAGGTGTTGATAAGGAAGAGCGCACGCGCCTAGCTGAACAAGCTCTAGACAATGCCGGTCTCCTGTCCTTCAAGGACCAATACCCCGATCAGCTCTCCGGTGGGATGCAGCAGCGGGTTGGCTTAGCTCGAGCTTTGGCCAACAATCCTGATATTCTGCTCATGGACGAAGCCTTCTCAGCTTTAGACCCCCTCATCCGCCGCGAAATGCAGGATGAGCTGCTGGATCTGCAGGCAGAGCATGAGCGTACCATTATCTTTATCACCCACGATCTCAATGAGGCCCTGCGTATCGGTGACCGTATTGCTATTATGGCTGACGGTCAGATTATGCAGATTGGCACCGGTGAGGAAATCCTGACCAATCCAGCCAACGACTTCGTTCGAGAGTTCGTTGAAGATGTGGACCGCTCCAAGGTCTTGACTGCTCAGAATATCATGACAACGCCACTGACTACCAACATTGACATCGACGGACCAACTGTGGCTCTTAATCGGATGAAAAAAGAAGAGGTCAGTATGCTGCTGGCTGTGGATAGGAAGCGGCATCTCAAGGGCAGTCTGACTGCCGAAGGCGCCCGAGATGCCCGTAAGCAACATCAAGCTCTGGCTGAAGTGATTGATAAGAACGTCCGCAAGGTCACTCAGGAAACCCTGATTACTGATATTTTCCCGCTGATTTACGATTCACCAGCACCTCTGGCCGTTGTAGATGATAAGGACAAGTTAGTCGGCGTTATTATCAAAGGTCGAGTCATCGAAGCCTTGGCCAATACTACTGAATCTGAAGAATAA
- a CDS encoding ABC transporter permease/substrate binding protein, with product MDILQQPIPVSQWVEAFTNWVTDTFSGLFSVLQAIGNAIMNGMTDTLLFIPPLLFIAVITIFTYLISKRKLGLPLLTLLGLLFVYNQGLWENLMNTVTLVIVSSAISIIIGIPLGIWMAKSNRVEAVIKPLLDFMQTMPAFVYLIPAVAFFGIGMVPGVFASVIFALPPTVRFTNLAIRQIPTELIEASDSFGGTGKQKLFKVELPLAKNTILAGVNQTIMLALSMVVTASMIGAPGLGRGVLSALQHADIGSGFVNGVSLVILAIIIDRLTQKLNQPLAKKSPVTTKEKRNKIMLWSALAAVILTAFVGNQVTKLQQSKKEKVNLAYVEWDSEVASTNVIAEALKEMGYDVTITPLDNAVMWKSVANGEADAMVSAWLPTTHAALYKEYKDKLVDLGPNLEGVKTGLVVPSYMDADSIEDLSDQAKKTITGIEPGAGIMTATEKTMQEYSNLSGWNLSSSSTGAMTTALDQAIKNKEDIIVTGWSPHWMFSKYDLKYLKDPKGTMGGKEAIHTITRKNLDKDLPEVNKVLDNFNWTQKDMEEVMLKINEGSSPEAAAKEWIKNHQKEVESWKK from the coding sequence TTGGATATTTTACAACAGCCAATCCCCGTTTCTCAATGGGTTGAGGCCTTTACTAACTGGGTAACTGATACCTTCTCCGGGCTTTTCTCGGTCCTTCAGGCTATCGGAAATGCCATCATGAATGGAATGACAGACACCCTGCTCTTCATTCCACCCCTGCTCTTTATCGCAGTCATCACTATTTTTACCTATTTGATTTCCAAGCGTAAGCTAGGACTGCCCCTGCTCACCCTCCTAGGCTTGCTCTTTGTTTACAACCAAGGCCTCTGGGAAAATCTCATGAACACTGTGACCTTGGTCATCGTCTCCAGTGCCATTTCCATTATCATCGGTATTCCACTGGGGATTTGGATGGCTAAGAGCAATCGTGTCGAAGCAGTTATCAAGCCCTTGCTGGACTTTATGCAGACCATGCCAGCCTTTGTCTACCTGATACCTGCCGTGGCTTTCTTCGGTATCGGTATGGTGCCTGGGGTCTTTGCCTCTGTCATCTTTGCCCTGCCACCGACTGTCCGCTTTACCAATCTAGCCATTCGTCAGATTCCGACCGAGCTGATTGAAGCGTCAGACTCCTTCGGGGGTACTGGCAAGCAGAAGCTCTTCAAAGTTGAGCTGCCTCTGGCTAAAAATACTATCCTAGCTGGGGTCAATCAGACCATCATGTTAGCTCTGTCTATGGTCGTTACTGCCTCTATGATTGGGGCGCCAGGACTGGGCCGCGGCGTTCTCTCTGCCTTGCAGCATGCCGACATCGGTTCCGGATTTGTCAATGGGGTATCTCTGGTTATCCTGGCCATTATCATTGACCGCCTGACTCAGAAGCTCAACCAGCCTCTGGCTAAAAAATCACCGGTCACTACTAAGGAAAAACGTAACAAGATTATGCTCTGGTCTGCTCTAGCTGCTGTCATCCTGACAGCCTTTGTCGGAAATCAAGTGACCAAGCTCCAGCAAAGCAAAAAAGAAAAGGTCAACCTTGCCTATGTTGAATGGGACTCCGAAGTTGCCTCAACCAATGTCATAGCGGAAGCTCTCAAGGAAATGGGCTACGATGTCACCATCACACCGCTGGACAATGCCGTTATGTGGAAGTCCGTTGCTAATGGCGAAGCCGATGCCATGGTTTCTGCCTGGTTGCCGACTACCCATGCTGCTCTCTATAAAGAGTACAAGGACAAGTTAGTGGACTTGGGACCAAACCTTGAGGGCGTTAAGACAGGGCTAGTCGTACCAAGCTATATGGATGCTGACTCTATCGAAGACCTATCAGACCAAGCCAAGAAAACCATCACAGGTATTGAGCCCGGCGCTGGTATCATGACCGCGACTGAGAAGACTATGCAAGAATACAGTAATCTCAGTGGCTGGAATCTTTCTTCTTCCTCAACAGGAGCCATGACTACTGCTCTGGATCAGGCTATTAAGAATAAAGAAGATATCATCGTAACCGGCTGGTCACCACACTGGATGTTCTCCAAATACGACCTCAAATACCTCAAGGATCCTAAGGGAACCATGGGCGGCAAGGAAGCTATCCACACTATTACTCGAAAAAATCTAGATAAGGACTTGCCAGAAGTCAACAAGGTCCTAGACAACTTCAACTGGACTCAAAAGGACATGGAAGAAGTCATGCTTAAGATTAACGAAGGCAGCTCACCAGAAGCTGCAGCCAAAGAGTGGATCAAAAACCACCAGAAAGAAGTCGAAAGCTGGAAGAAATAA
- a CDS encoding transglutaminase domain-containing protein, with amino-acid sequence MSRKIRFISLLTLLICFLMGCSLFQKNGGGPGEQGGKFSESVRKLREKYSKNTPYDVQEKVIEIKENEPITFPTEVQKPNDFETLPHAGQTELISSFEIYGDSNLRAILGGDFKMNDKRQIVIEPAYHFSATRVEANGEHTEYGLAKQGESWGVFDTLYLLQRDDERTGKKLKKPKLWIVKIDKKGRDKLTLKTKSSLLGDGRLQLEWTEVPGADSYSIIKREYVTMPGSDTKTGLYNYKEVDRVTSTVYRTDLPTHYDSRNGGRSGDDPILARQRLLQAYDQDYSKKTVEKKPYELLVVPLKDKEALGTISNPISSDSFAKLMPNQIDFRTFSDQVSALRQKGNIPEEAPLQMMDGQIQNFPIVYEKIEKEGRDVRCLVSIKGMPTVKTDFFIEQASVEEVQPVVDKHNEKVNKEESKSGVSEKYISVEQADLDLKGKTVVHDVSDIEERVAARSAAQEYFAKALLSDAEYVDYSEFPELSEGDVSELLHDVLEQNPVIQQGVVPAIDAKKHVVSFKYDADETAKYKKARKKVKEIVKDIIKDQMSDREKIEAINQYMIEHISYDKVAYQGFLNYKTSIENKESEEAISKAFKDMQDGIRKYESSFDITGPLFEGKGVCQAYAVTFQALAQEAGLETMYVSGNTDDFDPHAWNFAKVDGQWLALDVTWNDSDGDSTKKENEYLLLAMDNPLYAQSHYAFDRYEDAIKE; translated from the coding sequence ATGAGTAGGAAAATCCGTTTCATTTCTCTGCTTACTCTGTTGATTTGTTTTCTGATGGGCTGCAGTCTTTTTCAAAAGAACGGTGGAGGTCCGGGAGAGCAAGGCGGCAAATTTTCGGAAAGTGTTCGTAAGCTGAGAGAAAAATACAGCAAAAATACTCCTTATGATGTCCAAGAAAAGGTCATTGAGATCAAGGAAAATGAGCCTATTACATTTCCGACAGAGGTACAAAAGCCTAACGATTTTGAGACACTGCCCCATGCAGGACAGACTGAGTTGATTTCTTCCTTTGAAATTTATGGGGACAGCAACTTACGAGCTATTTTAGGGGGTGACTTCAAGATGAATGATAAGCGGCAGATAGTGATTGAGCCAGCTTATCATTTCTCTGCGACTAGAGTAGAGGCAAATGGAGAGCATACAGAATATGGTCTAGCCAAGCAAGGTGAGAGCTGGGGTGTTTTTGATACGCTCTATTTGCTGCAACGGGATGATGAGCGAACGGGTAAAAAGCTTAAAAAGCCAAAACTTTGGATCGTTAAGATAGATAAGAAAGGGCGCGACAAGCTAACTCTGAAAACCAAGAGCAGTCTGCTCGGAGATGGACGCTTGCAGCTGGAATGGACGGAAGTACCGGGAGCGGACTCTTATTCCATTATAAAAAGAGAGTATGTGACCATGCCTGGCAGTGATACGAAGACAGGCCTTTATAACTATAAAGAGGTCGATCGGGTCACTTCGACAGTGTATCGGACAGATTTGCCTACCCACTATGATAGCCGCAACGGAGGCCGTTCTGGTGATGATCCAATTCTTGCCAGACAACGGTTGCTGCAGGCTTACGACCAGGATTACAGTAAGAAAACGGTTGAGAAAAAGCCTTATGAACTCCTTGTTGTTCCCCTTAAAGACAAAGAAGCTTTAGGAACTATCAGCAATCCTATCTCATCTGATAGCTTTGCGAAACTGATGCCGAATCAAATCGATTTTCGGACTTTTTCTGACCAGGTTTCCGCCCTGAGGCAGAAAGGAAACATTCCTGAAGAAGCACCGCTGCAGATGATGGATGGCCAGATTCAGAACTTTCCAATCGTCTATGAAAAAATTGAAAAAGAAGGCCGGGATGTCAGATGTCTGGTCTCTATCAAGGGCATGCCTACTGTCAAAACGGACTTTTTCATTGAACAGGCCAGTGTAGAAGAAGTGCAGCCTGTTGTAGATAAGCATAATGAAAAGGTCAATAAAGAGGAAAGCAAGTCTGGTGTTTCAGAGAAATATATCAGCGTAGAGCAGGCTGACTTGGATCTCAAGGGTAAAACAGTCGTTCATGATGTTAGTGATATTGAGGAAAGAGTGGCAGCCAGAAGTGCAGCGCAGGAATATTTTGCCAAGGCCCTTCTGTCCGATGCAGAATATGTTGATTACAGTGAGTTTCCAGAGCTGAGTGAAGGAGATGTCAGTGAATTGCTTCACGATGTTTTAGAGCAAAATCCAGTCATTCAGCAGGGAGTGGTTCCTGCCATTGATGCTAAGAAACATGTGGTAAGTTTTAAATACGATGCTGATGAAACAGCCAAATATAAGAAGGCCCGCAAAAAGGTCAAAGAGATTGTCAAAGACATCATCAAAGATCAGATGAGCGACCGAGAAAAGATTGAGGCAATTAATCAGTATATGATTGAGCATATTAGCTATGATAAGGTTGCTTACCAAGGCTTTTTGAATTACAAAACATCTATTGAGAATAAAGAATCAGAAGAAGCTATTTCAAAAGCGTTTAAAGATATGCAAGACGGTATTCGCAAGTATGAATCTAGTTTTGATATTACTGGTCCGCTATTTGAGGGCAAGGGAGTCTGTCAAGCTTACGCTGTAACTTTCCAGGCTCTTGCTCAGGAAGCTGGTCTCGAAACCATGTATGTGAGTGGAAATACAGATGATTTTGACCCGCATGCTTGGAACTTCGCAAAAGTAGATGGTCAGTGGCTGGCTTTAGATGTTACCTGGAATGACTCTGATGGAGACAGCACTAAAAAAGAAAATGAATACTTGCTATTGGCCATGGACAATCCACTCTACGCACAGAGCCACTATGCCTTTGACAGATACGAAGATGCTATTAAAGAATGA
- a CDS encoding glycoside hydrolase family 1 protein, producing the protein MQMGKFPQNFLWGGATAANQYEGAYNLDGKGLSVQDVTPKGGVPATPGDCNPLITEEPTPDNLKLKGIDFYHRYKEDIALFAEMGFKVYRTSIAWSRIFPNGDELEPNEAGLQFYDNLFDELAKYGIEPLITLSHYETPLHLARQYNGWANRDLIGFYERYVRTVFTRYKDKVKYWLTFNEINSVLHAPFMSGGIATPAEELSKQDLYQAVYHELVASALATKIGHEINPDFKIGCMVLAMPAYPMTPKPEDVLAAREFENQNYLFSDIHARGKYPAYINRFFKENGIEIQFAPGDKELLAENTVDFISFSYYMSVVAAHDPENYSSGRGNLLGGILNPHLASSEWGWQIDPVGLRLVLNSFYDRYQLPLFIVENGLGAKDVLVDGPTGPTVEDDYRIDYLKQHLQQVGEALEDGVELLGYTTWGCIDLVSASTAELSKRYGFIYVDRNDDGSGTLARYKKKSFDWYKEVIATNGDSLYQD; encoded by the coding sequence ATGCAAATGGGTAAATTTCCGCAGAATTTCCTCTGGGGCGGTGCAACTGCAGCCAACCAGTATGAAGGCGCCTATAATCTGGATGGAAAAGGCCTGTCTGTTCAGGATGTGACTCCAAAAGGCGGTGTGCCAGCTACGCCAGGTGATTGCAATCCTTTGATTACCGAGGAGCCGACACCAGATAATCTCAAGCTGAAAGGAATTGATTTCTACCATCGCTATAAGGAGGACATTGCCCTCTTTGCGGAGATGGGATTCAAGGTCTACCGGACTTCCATTGCCTGGTCTCGGATTTTTCCAAATGGGGACGAGCTGGAGCCCAATGAAGCTGGTTTGCAATTTTATGACAATCTTTTTGATGAACTGGCCAAATATGGCATTGAGCCTCTGATTACCTTGTCTCACTATGAAACGCCCCTGCATTTAGCGCGTCAGTACAATGGCTGGGCCAACCGCGATTTGATTGGTTTCTACGAGCGCTATGTCCGCACGGTTTTTACTCGCTACAAGGATAAGGTCAAGTATTGGCTGACTTTTAATGAAATCAACTCTGTTCTCCATGCGCCCTTTATGAGCGGCGGTATTGCCACGCCAGCTGAAGAGTTGTCCAAACAAGACCTCTATCAAGCGGTCTATCATGAGCTGGTAGCTTCTGCCTTGGCAACGAAAATCGGTCATGAGATCAATCCTGATTTTAAGATTGGTTGTATGGTCCTGGCTATGCCAGCCTATCCCATGACACCTAAGCCTGAAGATGTGCTGGCAGCACGAGAATTTGAAAATCAAAACTACCTCTTCTCTGATATCCATGCGCGTGGAAAATATCCAGCCTATATTAATCGTTTCTTCAAGGAGAATGGGATTGAGATTCAGTTTGCGCCGGGAGACAAAGAGCTTTTGGCTGAAAATACTGTAGACTTCATTTCCTTCTCCTACTACATGAGTGTGGTTGCGGCCCATGATCCGGAAAATTATTCTTCCGGCCGAGGCAATCTTCTAGGTGGCATCCTAAATCCTCATCTGGCTAGCTCAGAATGGGGCTGGCAGATTGACCCAGTCGGCTTGCGCTTGGTTCTAAATAGCTTTTATGACCGCTATCAGCTGCCTCTCTTCATCGTGGAAAATGGTCTCGGTGCCAAGGATGTCTTGGTGGATGGTCCAACTGGCCCAACGGTTGAAGATGACTACCGCATTGATTATCTTAAACAGCATTTGCAACAGGTAGGAGAAGCGCTGGAAGATGGCGTAGAACTGCTAGGTTACACAACTTGGGGCTGTATTGACCTGGTTTCAGCCAGCACGGCAGAACTCAGCAAGCGTTACGGCTTTATCTACGTTGACCGCAACGATGACGGTAGCGGAACTCTAGCCCGCTATAAGAAAAAATCTTTTGATTGGTACAAAGAAGTCATCGCGACGAATGGAGACAGTCTCTATCAGGATTGA